The Pseudomonadota bacterium genome includes a region encoding these proteins:
- the lptE gene encoding LPS assembly lipoprotein LptE, with amino-acid sequence MVKEKGIFGGEISSIYIPLFKNKTYEPHASGYVTDAFAKELVATGLFKLNKEGSDGYIQGSINKIRIIPSAMNAQGIVVEKSVDMTVDLSLFNKTGAFIKKWTLSETEIYSVNDVSSEDYNKREALRRMSGRMARKFSSIALIDY; translated from the coding sequence ATGGTTAAGGAAAAGGGAATATTCGGAGGCGAAATATCGTCTATTTATATTCCGCTATTCAAGAATAAGACCTACGAGCCACATGCTTCCGGCTATGTTACCGATGCATTTGCAAAGGAGCTTGTTGCCACAGGCCTTTTCAAGTTGAATAAAGAAGGCTCTGACGGGTACATTCAAGGAAGTATAAATAAAATCAGGATAATCCCTTCTGCTATGAATGCTCAAGGTATTGTTGTTGAGAAGAGTGTTGATATGACGGTTGATCTCTCTCTCTTCAATAAAACCGGTGCTTTTATTAAGAAATGGACACTGTCGGAAACCGAGATATATAGTGTTAATGATGTAAGTAGCGAAGATTACAATAAAAGAGAAGCCTTGAGAAGGATGTCAGGAAGAATGGCAAGGAAATTCAGTTCAATTGCATTGATAGATTATTAA
- the rpsT gene encoding 30S ribosomal protein S20, whose protein sequence is MKKNKSAIKRARQSEEKRLRNSHVKSTMKTHIKKVMVAMENKAVENLGNLFKSAISYINKATSKGVIHKNNASRKVSRLTKKINSLSQPKG, encoded by the coding sequence TTGAAGAAGAACAAATCAGCAATTAAAAGAGCCAGGCAGTCTGAAGAAAAAAGGCTTAGGAACTCTCATGTTAAGTCAACAATGAAGACACATATTAAAAAAGTTATGGTTGCAATGGAAAACAAAGCAGTAGAAAATCTTGGCAACCTTTTTAAATCTGCCATATCTTATATAAATAAAGCCACATCAAAAGGCGTTATACATAAAAATAATGCTTCAAGAAAGGTATCAAGACTTACGAAAAAGATTAACAGCCTTTCTCAGCCAAAAGGATAA
- a CDS encoding PxxKW family cysteine-rich protein, producing the protein MQCQTVKQGLECLFMKKNGCSYNGGTCYAIVENCEGCSKVMELATGKYCISFPYPAQKWQNGSCPMSSHVKKGQKVEEQKINPLKASKRSAGKK; encoded by the coding sequence ATGCAATGCCAAACAGTAAAACAAGGTCTTGAGTGTCTTTTCATGAAAAAAAATGGATGTTCCTATAATGGCGGTACATGCTACGCAATCGTTGAAAATTGTGAGGGATGTTCAAAAGTGATGGAGTTAGCAACCGGTAAATATTGTATTAGCTTTCCTTACCCGGCTCAAAAATGGCAAAACGGTTCCTGCCCTATGTCATCGCATGTAAAAAAGGGACAGAAAGTAGAAGAGCAAAAGATCAACCCACTGAAAGCATCAAAGAGAAGTGCCGGAAAAAAATAA
- the hslV gene encoding ATP-dependent protease subunit HslV produces MEATTILCIRHKGEVAIGGDGQVTMNTTVVKHTAKKVRKLYKDKCLSGFAGATADAFTLFERFEKKLEQYNGNITRASVELAKDWRMDRALRQLQALMIVADAEHTLILSGNGDVVEPDDGVAAIGSGGPYAQAAAKALIKYTDLSASDIVKESMLIASEICIYTNDRIVIEEL; encoded by the coding sequence ATGGAAGCCACAACAATTTTGTGTATCAGACATAAAGGGGAAGTTGCTATTGGCGGGGACGGACAGGTTACAATGAACACGACCGTTGTGAAGCACACTGCGAAGAAAGTAAGAAAACTATACAAGGACAAATGCCTTTCAGGTTTTGCAGGTGCAACAGCTGATGCCTTTACACTTTTTGAGAGGTTTGAGAAAAAGCTTGAGCAGTACAATGGAAACATCACAAGAGCTTCAGTAGAGCTTGCGAAAGACTGGAGAATGGACAGAGCATTAAGACAATTACAGGCGCTTATGATAGTTGCCGATGCCGAACATACCCTGATACTTTCAGGAAACGGCGATGTTGTTGAGCCGGACGATGGTGTGGCAGCTATAGGCTCAGGCGGTCCCTATGCCCAGGCAGCGGCAAAGGCCCTTATAAAATATACCGATTTATCAGCTTCCGATATTGTGAAAGAGTCCATGCTTATTGCCTCGGAGATATGTATTTATACGAATGATAGAATTGTTATAGAGGAGCTGTAG
- the argF gene encoding ornithine carbamoyltransferase gives MNMRIKQESKEVLKRDFTKLLDISRDEALYLIERTGMLKKLKKNSIEHKPLKDKGLAMIFEKVSTRTRVSFEVGIRELGGYAIVMNASETQLGRGEPVKDTARVLSRYIDAIMIRTYSQKIVEELSQWADVPVINGLSDMYHPCQILSDLYTIIEYKGSLNDTKIVYIGDGNNVANSWIEASILFGLNFSIATPKDYRPEESLLRKAKENKRFVYTDDPCEVVKDADVINTDVWVSMGQEKEKKERKKAFALYKIDNELLKRAREDVIVMHCLPVYRNQEISESVFERFQGTIFTQAENRLHVQKALLEWLIPGR, from the coding sequence ATGAACATGAGAATAAAACAGGAAAGTAAAGAGGTATTAAAAAGAGATTTTACAAAGCTGCTTGATATAAGCCGCGATGAGGCCCTGTACCTTATTGAGAGGACAGGTATGCTGAAGAAGCTGAAGAAAAATAGCATCGAACATAAACCGCTTAAAGATAAAGGCCTTGCCATGATATTTGAGAAGGTTTCTACCAGGACCAGGGTTTCATTTGAAGTCGGTATTCGTGAGCTTGGCGGTTATGCGATTGTTATGAATGCAAGTGAAACACAGTTGGGAAGGGGAGAGCCGGTAAAAGATACGGCAAGAGTCTTGAGCCGGTATATTGACGCCATAATGATAAGGACATACTCGCAAAAGATTGTCGAGGAGCTTTCGCAATGGGCCGATGTCCCGGTGATCAACGGTCTTTCCGATATGTATCACCCTTGTCAGATACTTTCCGATCTTTATACCATTATCGAATATAAAGGGAGTTTGAATGATACGAAAATTGTATATATCGGCGATGGAAACAACGTAGCCAATTCATGGATAGAAGCTTCCATCCTTTTCGGGTTGAACTTTTCTATAGCAACCCCGAAAGATTACCGGCCTGAAGAAAGCCTGCTTAGAAAGGCGAAAGAGAACAAAAGATTTGTATATACCGATGACCCCTGTGAAGTAGTTAAAGATGCGGATGTAATCAACACCGATGTATGGGTGAGTATGGGACAGGAGAAGGAGAAGAAGGAAAGAAAAAAGGCTTTTGCACTATATAAGATTGATAACGAACTTTTGAAGAGGGCAAGGGAAGACGTGATTGTCATGCATTGCCTGCCTGTATACAGGAATCAGGAGATTTCAGAGAGTGTATTTGAGAGGTTTCAGGGGACTATATTTACACAGGCAGAAAACAGACTGCATGTGCAGAAAGCACTATTGGAGTGGCTCATTCCCGGGCGCTGA
- the argB gene encoding acetylglutamate kinase, with protein sequence MSEKIKTLLEALPYIKTFSGSTFVIKYGGAAMEEEDLKKEFARDVVLLKYVGIHPVIVHGGGPEIGRLLKDLKIPTKFVDGLRVTDEKTLEVVEMVLSGHINKEIVKNINDMGGRAIGLSGKDGKLLVAKKVEGKDIGFVGEIVDVNVDIIKSISRHGYIPVIAPISYGIDGNSYNINADTAAGSIAKALTAEKLILLTDVKGVLNKDGELLSTLSKTETETLIKNKTVSGGMIPKVDCCINALKGGVKGTHIIDGKIPHAILLEVFTDSGIGTQITGGI encoded by the coding sequence ATGAGCGAGAAAATTAAAACGCTGCTGGAGGCATTGCCTTACATTAAAACCTTTTCAGGTTCGACGTTTGTTATTAAGTATGGCGGGGCGGCTATGGAAGAAGAGGATTTGAAAAAGGAATTTGCCCGGGATGTAGTTCTCCTTAAATATGTGGGGATCCATCCGGTCATTGTCCACGGGGGAGGCCCCGAGATAGGAAGATTACTGAAGGACTTAAAAATACCAACGAAGTTCGTGGATGGACTGCGCGTAACAGACGAAAAGACCCTTGAAGTCGTTGAGATGGTACTGTCAGGCCACATCAATAAGGAGATTGTGAAAAATATTAACGATATGGGAGGTAGGGCAATCGGCCTTTCCGGCAAGGACGGCAAACTTCTTGTGGCAAAAAAAGTTGAAGGGAAAGATATCGGTTTTGTCGGGGAGATTGTTGATGTAAATGTAGACATTATTAAAAGCATAAGCAGACACGGCTATATTCCCGTTATCGCGCCCATATCGTACGGGATTGACGGAAATTCTTACAACATTAATGCCGATACGGCTGCAGGCAGCATTGCAAAGGCATTGACTGCCGAAAAGCTCATATTGCTGACAGACGTAAAAGGTGTCCTAAACAAAGACGGAGAGTTACTTTCGACGCTAAGCAAAACAGAAACGGAAACTCTTATAAAGAACAAAACCGTTTCAGGAGGTATGATCCCCAAAGTTGATTGTTGTATCAACGCCCTGAAAGGCGGCGTGAAGGGGACGCATATTATTGACGGAAAGATCCCCCACGCAATTCTTCTCGAAGTCTTCACTGATTCAGGGATAGGTACTCAAATTACAGGAGGCATATAG
- the leuS gene encoding leucine--tRNA ligase produces the protein MADYKPHTIEEKRQQIWEESNLFHVYEDQDKEKYYLLEMFPYPSGKIHMGHVRNYSIGDVIARYKRMKGYNVLHPMGWDAFGMPAENAAIQHSVQPAVWTHENIAYMRKQLKRLGFGYDWAREIATCDVEYYRWEQWMFLKMYEKGLVYRKSSPVNYCVECQTVLANEQVEGGLCWRCGEAVIQKELTQWFFAITKYADELIEFCDKLPGWPERVLSMQKNWIGKSYGVEVDFEMEDGTPLKIFTTRPDTLYGVTFMVLAPEHPLSSKFAQGTPYEKEALAFIEKTKTQDRSFRTESDVKKEGVFTGKYAINPLNGNKIPVYIGNFVLMEYGTGAIMSVPAHDQRDFEFAKTFNLPVIVTIMSPSVLPNGETMHEAYEGDGAMTNSDIFNGMNNREAIPKIIRYIEEKNIGKGKINYRLRDWGISRQRYWGTPIPIIYCDQCGTVPVRCEDLPVTLPLNLEIKVVGKSPLADCAEFYETECPICGGKARRETDTMDTFVESSWYFLKYACADYNAGPLDRKRVDYWMPVDQYIGGVEHAVLHLLYSRFFNRVLNELGLVGVREPFENLLTQGMVIKDGAKMSKSKGNVVDPDYLIEKYGADTTRLCCLFASPPEKDLEWSDKGVEGSSRFLHRVWRLVVDRLDELKGIEAVFELKTGGVDAAQLTFRIHKTIKKVTEDIERFHLNTAIASIMELVNAMHRFVEKGRNNEELRLVKGAVETLLTLLLPFVPHIAEELLEMLGKDIRVTADNWPQYKNEYTIEDKVVIAVQVNGKLRDTCEVERDIDADALKRVVRSLDKIAKQIEGKEIKKIIVVPNKLVNVVCE, from the coding sequence ATGGCAGACTATAAACCGCATACAATTGAAGAAAAGAGGCAGCAAATCTGGGAAGAGAGTAACCTATTTCACGTATACGAGGATCAGGATAAGGAAAAATATTATCTCCTTGAAATGTTCCCTTACCCGTCAGGGAAAATACATATGGGACATGTAAGGAATTATTCAATAGGAGATGTTATTGCCCGTTACAAGAGGATGAAGGGGTACAACGTGTTGCACCCTATGGGTTGGGATGCCTTCGGTATGCCTGCCGAAAATGCTGCCATTCAGCACAGTGTCCAACCGGCAGTATGGACACATGAAAATATAGCATATATGAGAAAACAGTTGAAAAGACTGGGATTCGGCTATGACTGGGCGAGAGAGATTGCAACCTGTGATGTTGAGTATTATAGATGGGAACAATGGATGTTCCTTAAGATGTATGAAAAAGGACTTGTTTATAGAAAAAGCTCGCCGGTGAACTATTGTGTGGAATGTCAGACTGTGTTAGCTAACGAGCAGGTGGAAGGAGGTCTGTGCTGGAGATGCGGGGAAGCGGTTATTCAGAAAGAACTTACTCAGTGGTTTTTTGCGATTACAAAATATGCCGACGAACTCATTGAATTTTGCGATAAACTTCCCGGCTGGCCGGAAAGAGTTCTCAGTATGCAGAAAAACTGGATAGGGAAGAGCTATGGTGTGGAAGTTGATTTTGAAATGGAAGACGGCACGCCTTTAAAGATTTTTACCACGAGACCTGATACACTTTACGGTGTGACCTTTATGGTCCTTGCTCCTGAGCATCCTCTTTCTTCAAAATTTGCCCAGGGAACCCCCTATGAAAAGGAAGCTCTTGCCTTCATAGAAAAAACAAAAACGCAGGACAGGAGCTTCAGAACAGAATCTGATGTTAAAAAAGAGGGTGTTTTTACCGGAAAATATGCCATAAACCCGTTGAATGGCAATAAGATACCTGTATATATAGGGAATTTTGTGTTAATGGAATATGGTACCGGCGCAATAATGTCGGTCCCTGCCCATGACCAGAGGGATTTTGAATTCGCCAAAACCTTTAACCTGCCCGTTATTGTTACAATAATGTCGCCGAGTGTATTACCCAACGGTGAAACAATGCATGAAGCCTATGAAGGCGACGGGGCGATGACAAACTCCGATATTTTTAATGGTATGAATAACAGAGAGGCCATCCCGAAAATCATAAGATATATTGAAGAGAAAAATATCGGCAAGGGGAAGATAAACTACCGCCTGAGAGATTGGGGTATTTCACGACAAAGGTATTGGGGCACACCGATACCTATTATTTATTGTGACCAATGCGGAACTGTACCTGTTCGTTGCGAAGACTTGCCTGTAACTCTTCCGCTCAATCTCGAGATAAAGGTAGTGGGAAAATCACCTCTCGCTGATTGTGCTGAATTCTATGAAACGGAATGCCCGATATGCGGAGGAAAGGCGAGAAGAGAGACGGACACTATGGACACCTTTGTTGAGTCTTCATGGTATTTTCTGAAATATGCATGCGCAGACTATAATGCAGGACCTCTAGATAGAAAAAGGGTGGATTACTGGATGCCTGTGGACCAGTATATCGGCGGCGTGGAACATGCAGTCCTTCATCTGCTCTATTCGAGATTTTTCAACAGAGTATTGAATGAACTCGGACTGGTAGGTGTCAGGGAGCCCTTTGAAAATCTCCTTACCCAGGGCATGGTTATAAAAGACGGGGCAAAGATGAGTAAATCAAAGGGAAACGTTGTTGACCCCGATTATTTAATTGAAAAGTATGGTGCTGATACGACGAGACTCTGCTGTCTCTTTGCCTCACCGCCTGAAAAAGACCTTGAGTGGAGCGATAAAGGGGTAGAGGGCTCCAGCAGATTCCTCCATAGAGTATGGAGGCTTGTTGTGGATAGGCTGGATGAATTGAAAGGCATAGAAGCTGTCTTTGAATTGAAAACAGGCGGTGTTGACGCTGCACAGCTCACTTTCAGGATTCATAAAACGATCAAAAAGGTGACAGAGGATATTGAGCGGTTTCATCTTAATACGGCAATTGCAAGTATTATGGAGCTTGTGAACGCAATGCACAGATTTGTCGAAAAAGGAAGAAACAATGAGGAACTAAGACTTGTAAAGGGCGCTGTTGAAACCTTACTAACATTGCTTTTACCTTTTGTACCTCATATTGCTGAAGAATTGTTGGAGATGTTAGGGAAAGATATACGTGTTACGGCAGATAATTGGCCTCAATACAAAAATGAATATACTATAGAAGATAAGGTTGTCATTGCCGTCCAGGTAAACGGGAAACTGAGGGATACCTGTGAGGTGGAAAGGGATATTGACGCCGATGCACTCAAAAGGGTTGTCCGTTCACTTGATAAGATAGCAAAGCAGATTGAGGGGAAGGAAATTAAAAAGATCATTGTTGTTCCAAATAAGCTTGTGAATGTGGTGTGTGAATAA
- a CDS encoding tyrosine-type recombinase/integrase, whose amino-acid sequence MDKNVLKAVAKEFYKYLDVEKGVSYNTKRAYKGDIEDFIEFVEKSPNDIVDHHAIRAYIVNIYKALKKSSLSRKVSSIKVFFKFMKKKGFIDENTALVIKSPKVEKHLPKFYTIDEIFHFLDYLPKEGLLNIRNRAIFELMYSSGMRAQEALSVNVDDLHLEGMWVKVRGKGGKERILPFGEKAKNVLDEYLNLIKGVGRYSATGPLFINIRGGRLSYRGLLKIMKKHQIKAHLFKNLALHGIRHSFATHMLDSGADLRSIQELLGHSKLSTTQKYTHVSLDKLMEIYDKSHPRR is encoded by the coding sequence ATGGATAAAAATGTATTAAAAGCAGTTGCCAAAGAATTTTATAAATATTTAGACGTTGAGAAGGGTGTGTCATATAATACAAAAAGGGCATACAAGGGTGATATAGAGGATTTCATAGAGTTTGTTGAAAAGAGCCCTAACGATATAGTGGATCATCATGCTATACGGGCGTACATTGTGAATATATATAAAGCGTTGAAAAAGTCTTCGCTGTCGAGAAAGGTTTCGTCTATAAAGGTGTTTTTTAAGTTTATGAAGAAAAAAGGTTTTATAGATGAAAACACAGCGCTGGTTATCAAGAGCCCGAAAGTTGAGAAACATCTGCCCAAATTTTATACTATAGACGAAATATTTCACTTTCTTGACTATCTTCCTAAAGAGGGGCTGTTAAACATACGAAACCGGGCAATCTTTGAGCTTATGTATTCGTCAGGCATGCGAGCACAGGAAGCCCTGAGCGTGAACGTGGATGATCTGCACCTTGAGGGGATGTGGGTAAAAGTGAGGGGCAAAGGAGGAAAAGAGAGGATTCTGCCTTTTGGTGAAAAAGCAAAGAATGTTCTTGATGAATATTTGAACTTAATAAAAGGGGTAGGGAGATATTCAGCAACCGGCCCTCTTTTTATAAATATCCGTGGGGGCAGGTTGTCTTACAGGGGATTATTGAAGATTATGAAGAAACACCAGATCAAGGCGCACCTTTTTAAAAACCTTGCACTTCACGGAATTCGCCACTCCTTTGCTACGCACATGCTTGACAGTGGTGCAGATCTTCGGAGTATCCAGGAATTGCTTGGTCATTCAAAGCTTTCCACAACACAAAAGTATACCCATGTTTCTTTGGACAAATTGATGGAGATATACGACAAATCACATCCGAGAAGGTAA
- the hslU gene encoding ATP-dependent protease ATPase subunit HslU — MEILTPREIMEELNRYIIGQEKAKKAVSIALRNRWRRQMIPNELRDEVAPKNIIMIGPTGVGKTEIARRLAKLASAPFLKIEATKFTEVGYVGRDVESMIRDLTELSINMVKKEEQELVKEKAAGMAEERILDILLPTVKKSPDIQNGQEQEDASREKMRSRFRSGKLNEKLVEMDVPERGLPMIEIFSASGMEEMDMQIRDLFGNILPKKTKKRKIRVKDAYEVLTQEESKKLIDMDKVIKDAIERVEQSGIIFLDEIDKIASRDHTHGPDVSREGVQRDILPIIEGTTVTTKYGMVKTDHILFIAAGAFHMSKPSDLIPELQGRFPIRVGLDPLTKEDFFRIITEPDNALIKQYRALLATEDIELEFEKEAIEEITDIAQKINEMTENIGARRLYTVMEKLLEDISYSAPDMKEKKIAITKLYVREKLGEFLEKEDLSRYIL, encoded by the coding sequence ATGGAGATATTGACCCCAAGGGAAATAATGGAAGAATTGAATCGGTATATCATAGGGCAGGAAAAAGCAAAAAAAGCTGTTTCCATAGCCCTCCGAAACAGGTGGAGAAGGCAGATGATCCCCAATGAACTCAGAGACGAGGTAGCTCCTAAAAACATTATCATGATAGGACCGACAGGTGTGGGGAAGACCGAAATTGCAAGACGACTTGCAAAACTGGCAAGCGCCCCTTTTTTGAAAATAGAGGCGACAAAGTTTACCGAAGTAGGGTATGTGGGAAGAGATGTGGAGTCTATGATTCGGGACTTAACCGAACTTTCTATAAATATGGTTAAAAAGGAAGAACAGGAACTGGTCAAAGAAAAGGCAGCAGGTATGGCTGAGGAGAGGATACTTGATATATTGCTGCCCACGGTAAAAAAGTCGCCCGATATACAGAACGGACAGGAACAGGAAGATGCATCGAGGGAAAAGATGAGGTCGCGCTTTCGTTCCGGTAAATTGAATGAAAAATTGGTTGAGATGGATGTGCCGGAGCGGGGGCTGCCTATGATTGAGATATTTTCTGCGTCGGGAATGGAAGAGATGGATATGCAGATACGGGATTTGTTCGGGAACATACTCCCGAAGAAGACGAAGAAAAGGAAGATAAGGGTAAAAGATGCATATGAGGTTCTTACACAGGAGGAATCAAAAAAACTTATTGATATGGATAAAGTTATAAAGGATGCAATTGAGAGGGTTGAACAGTCGGGTATTATATTCCTTGATGAGATTGATAAGATTGCAAGCCGTGACCACACACATGGTCCCGATGTGTCGCGGGAAGGTGTTCAAAGGGATATACTGCCTATTATTGAAGGCACTACGGTTACAACAAAGTATGGTATGGTCAAAACAGATCATATACTCTTCATTGCTGCTGGTGCGTTCCACATGTCGAAGCCTTCCGATCTTATTCCGGAGCTCCAGGGCAGGTTCCCTATCAGGGTTGGCCTTGACCCGCTTACAAAAGAGGATTTTTTCAGGATTATCACAGAACCGGACAATGCCCTTATCAAACAGTACCGTGCCCTTCTTGCAACAGAGGATATTGAACTTGAGTTTGAAAAAGAGGCTATCGAAGAGATTACGGACATAGCTCAGAAGATCAATGAGATGACGGAGAATATCGGGGCCCGGAGGCTTTATACGGTTATGGAGAAGCTGCTTGAAGATATATCCTATTCAGCGCCCGACATGAAGGAAAAGAAGATCGCTATTACAAAGCTATATGTTAGAGAGAAGCTTGGAGAATTCCTGGAAAAAGAAGACTTAAGCAGATATATACTGTAA
- a CDS encoding argininosuccinate synthase, with the protein MDNIKKVVLAYSGGLDTSVIVKWLIEQYGCEVVAYAADVGQEEELQGLEEKALKTGASKIYIEDLREEFARDFIFFAIKANAVYEGNYLMGTSIARPLIAKRHIEIARMENADAVSHGSTGKGNDQVRFELTFYALEPNIKIIAPWREWNFKSRGDLIDYAQKHGIDIPVSKEKPYSMDRNLMHISYEGGILEDTWNEPDESMFLTTVSPERAPDKPTYIEIMFENGIPIGVDGQVMTPYKLIAHLNKIGGANGIGRVDIVENRFVGMKSRGVYETPGCTILHAAHRGMETITMDREVMHIRDGLIPKIAELIYYGFWYSPEMNAIKAFVDETQKGVDGTVRLRLYKGNCSVVGRKSEKSLYAQDFATFDKDSVYEQQDAGGFIKLNALRLRIRALMKK; encoded by the coding sequence ATGGATAATATAAAAAAAGTAGTATTGGCCTATTCGGGTGGTCTTGATACATCAGTGATAGTAAAATGGTTGATTGAGCAATATGGATGCGAGGTTGTTGCATATGCAGCAGATGTGGGCCAGGAAGAGGAATTGCAGGGACTGGAAGAAAAGGCGTTGAAGACCGGTGCTTCGAAGATTTATATAGAGGATTTAAGGGAAGAGTTTGCAAGGGACTTTATATTCTTTGCAATAAAGGCAAATGCTGTATATGAAGGTAATTACCTGATGGGTACTTCTATCGCAAGACCGCTTATTGCAAAGAGGCACATTGAGATTGCACGGATGGAAAATGCTGATGCTGTATCGCACGGTTCCACAGGCAAGGGAAATGATCAGGTGAGGTTTGAACTCACCTTCTATGCTCTTGAGCCGAATATCAAAATCATTGCTCCATGGAGAGAATGGAATTTTAAGTCAAGAGGAGACCTGATTGACTATGCACAGAAGCATGGCATTGATATACCTGTCAGTAAAGAGAAACCTTACAGCATGGACCGGAATCTTATGCATATCAGCTATGAAGGTGGTATTCTTGAGGATACATGGAATGAGCCTGATGAAAGTATGTTCCTTACTACGGTCTCTCCTGAGAGGGCGCCGGACAAACCGACTTATATAGAGATAATGTTTGAAAACGGTATACCGATAGGCGTGGATGGTCAGGTCATGACACCGTATAAGCTTATTGCCCATTTAAATAAGATTGGCGGAGCAAACGGGATCGGCAGAGTTGATATAGTGGAGAACAGGTTTGTCGGTATGAAATCAAGGGGTGTCTACGAGACGCCGGGATGCACAATTCTCCATGCTGCTCACAGGGGTATGGAAACTATTACTATGGACAGGGAAGTAATGCATATCAGAGACGGCCTGATACCAAAAATTGCTGAACTCATATATTATGGCTTCTGGTACTCCCCTGAAATGAATGCCATTAAGGCCTTTGTTGATGAAACACAGAAGGGGGTTGACGGTACGGTAAGACTAAGGCTCTACAAAGGCAACTGTAGCGTTGTGGGAAGGAAGTCGGAGAAGTCTCTCTATGCCCAGGATTTTGCCACATTTGATAAGGATTCTGTGTATGAGCAGCAGGACGCAGGAGGGTTTATCAAGCTCAATGCTTTGAGGCTGCGCATCAGGGCATTGATGAAGAAGTAA
- a CDS encoding aspartate aminotransferase family protein, whose translation MQEEVINKGRQYLANTYNRFPIVITKGEGCWIWDMNGRRYLDFLSGIAVCNLGHVHKDVLEGLTLQAGKLFHISNLFFIEPQVKAAEILVQHSFGDKVFFCNSGAEANEAAIKLARRYSWKKYGKGRHEIIAMENSFHGRTLGALSATGQTKFHEGFEPLLEGFSYITFNDINVAKRAINEKTCAIIVEVIQAEGGVYLGGQKYIKALSEITKEKDVLLIVDEVQTGIGRTGKFFAYEHYDIEPDIMTLAKALGNGFPVGAMVAKDPVMEAFVPGTHASTFGGNPLAASAVVATLNTLVYEGVIKNCENVGRYLHKGLLSLKKAYPFITDVRGIGLIWGIELSINGDEVLKEFMKEGVMINCTKGNILRLLPPLIIRNEEVDIFLEIADRIFEKWSKKN comes from the coding sequence ATGCAGGAAGAAGTAATTAACAAAGGCAGGCAGTACCTTGCCAATACCTATAACAGGTTTCCTATCGTTATAACAAAAGGTGAAGGTTGTTGGATATGGGATATGAATGGGAGAAGATATCTTGATTTTCTCTCAGGCATTGCGGTATGCAACCTGGGTCATGTGCATAAGGATGTATTGGAAGGACTTACCTTACAGGCAGGTAAGTTGTTTCACATATCGAACCTTTTTTTTATAGAGCCGCAGGTTAAGGCAGCAGAAATACTTGTTCAACACTCTTTTGGCGATAAAGTGTTTTTCTGCAACAGCGGCGCCGAGGCAAACGAGGCTGCAATAAAACTTGCAAGGAGGTACTCGTGGAAGAAATATGGAAAGGGAAGGCATGAGATTATTGCCATGGAAAATTCTTTTCACGGCAGGACATTGGGCGCCCTTTCGGCAACTGGGCAGACAAAGTTCCATGAAGGGTTTGAACCGCTCCTTGAGGGCTTTTCCTATATCACCTTTAATGATATAAATGTGGCTAAGAGAGCGATAAATGAAAAGACCTGTGCCATTATCGTTGAAGTTATTCAGGCTGAGGGTGGTGTTTACCTGGGCGGACAAAAGTATATAAAGGCCTTAAGTGAGATCACAAAAGAAAAGGATGTACTCCTAATTGTTGATGAAGTGCAGACAGGAATAGGCAGGACAGGAAAGTTTTTTGCCTATGAACATTACGACATAGAGCCCGATATAATGACTCTTGCAAAGGCTTTAGGAAATGGATTCCCGGTAGGTGCAATGGTTGCAAAAGATCCTGTTATGGAGGCTTTTGTGCCCGGGACACATGCGTCTACTTTCGGAGGAAATCCCCTTGCAGCATCTGCCGTTGTTGCAACGCTGAACACACTTGTATACGAAGGTGTTATAAAGAATTGTGAAAATGTGGGCAGGTATTTACATAAGGGGCTTTTATCTTTAAAAAAAGCATATCCCTTTATTACTGATGTACGAGGGATAGGGTTGATCTGGGGTATTGAACTCTCAATAAACGGAGATGAGGTATTGAAGGAATTCATGAAAGAAGGAGTCATGATAAACTGTACAAAGGGGAATATTTTGAGGCTGCTGCCGCCGTTGATTATCAGAAACGAAGAAGTGGATATTTTTCTGGAGATAGCAGACAGGATATTTGAAAAATGGTCGAAAAAAAACTAA